gcagaatctgctgccgatctgctgccgatctgacatcaggcactcaCATCAGGTTCTGCACCTCAGAatgcagccatctgcggacacagacgactacggttctgatatcagattctgctgcccagatctggctatcagggtatgtAATAGTATTATTGAGTATGTCTGTACTAAACACAGTGGTCTccaatattatttgaattttattctgCTGGATATTGTTGTGGGTGTCGAAGTCGTAAATATCTTGCGGGTGGACAAACGGGCCATGGTTTACAGAGACAATCAGGTTGTCCTTGACATTGGGTCAACGGACAATCATCTTGAAGGCCATCTCTGTGCACACAATAGCATCTCGTATACAAAATCCCAGATCTCATTTCAGGAAATTTCAATTCAGGTGCACACTAAAATAAGAATTAAGGTTTAATCGGTGGTTTTTTGCATCTTCTTATACTTAGTGTATGGTAATAGAAATATAACGTATAAGTAACGTTCTGAGTCGAAATTTAAAGAATGGACAAAGTTATAAGAGTGTGAGGAAAATGGTACACAGTGGGCCAATTATGGAATATATAAATTGAATACCTACGTAGCTTGTTTTAAAtgacacttaaatttattaAGTTGATTTTTAAGTTTATTAGAATTACCATTGGACTTGGATCTGCACACTTATTGGTTGAACACTCCAGCTCTAATATTCTCATTGGTGGAAGTCTCGTTGTTGGATTTCGTTGATTCTGTTTTATCATATCCATGTTATGATAACTATTGTATAAAACAATTAATACATTTGCTGATACCGTAATAAAATGAccgaaactataaaaaaaacttataaaataGATTGATCTGAGAAGAGGTGGTAATAACAAACTACATTTGGCATCTATCCGCAACAGTAGTATTATAACTCATTgcaacgctcgacgaataaaagaattaactttattcgtcgaataaattattgGCACCAAAGTATacaatttctatgaaattttccattttttctgaaaatttttatttgttgccGATTTACTTTTAACCGCTAAATAATGGGTATAATGATGATTACCTATGCTAAAAATATGTTTGCAAAACTAAGCATAATCGGGCATATGCGTATACCAACTTTTCCTATTATTCTGTTGAGTAGAACCGATCCTGAAATACTGTCCCACacatttataaacaccctgtatatgtatgtatgtatatatatatacacatgattttcgagaaattgaaaaaatggtTTGCAGCAAACACGTATAAAAGTCTTTATGTATAGCGTGAGATTAGTATTTATTCTAGGAAAATATATGTTCTAATAATACTTCTACAGCTATTTTTAATAACTATTTTACGTTGAACGTCATACAACTACCTAACCAATTAATATCAGATGAACTTCTTGAACTAACCATTCTAATGCTGTTACAGCTGCTTTTAATTCGCAAATTATATCTGCTGGGTTAGTGAGTTGTATTGTAGCCATTTTAAtctattaatttttctatttatggTAATGAAATACTTGTTAATTTTGAGGTGAcataatgtaaaaaatgttaagttACAAAAACATTGTGAAAGTAACTGgtgtattttgttttatttgtatagtatttttctttttaagtttttataaaatctatttaaaatataaacaatcgTAACGCCTGCAATGTTTATTTTAGTAAAATGTTGCATGTTTACGGGGgggtaataataatatagtttgtttattacaattgtaattgtttttaataacattattatatatcaaaatattacaattattaaaaacagTGTTCTTTTACAAAGCACTTTACATTGTATATTATAAACAAATAGCTTATCTGACATAATTGTTAATATGTCGTATTTAGATAATAAAACTAAATTTATTACTCTTCCTTTGGAGAAAGATTTAAGACTTCTAATAGTGTACAGATTGTCCCAAAAATGGTGGAGTTCCCTGAAGGAGGTGACTCgcggggtgatttgaaacaactttttcctttgcgaaaatgttctgcGAGGCTtcattaacgagatattaacaacaacaaaaaaactgGACCAATCTGAGCGCGAGTCTGACGGCTGAACTCTCGCGGTAGCGTGGCTACGCGCTGCGCTTGTATTACGAACAAATAAATCGGCATGcaacgaaggaaattgcgtgAATAGCAAATAAAAAAGGCGTAACACTTCACCTGCCACTTGAAAATCTGTATCACTAAAGTAAGTTACTGCACTGCTCCTGGTTATCGATGGATGCGGATAGTGCACAGGTATACGAATACCCACTGCGCTTGGATTAGGTCGTATACCTATGTGACGTCACGTGTTCCGTACGCGTAGGGAATTACCTGGCAACTCTTATGTGAACGACCGAGAAGGCAGATGGCAACGACAAACCCTAAATTACGGTGCCTTCTCATTCGGTCTCAGTCTCTCTTATAGTAGAGCGTCATTATCCGAATTGCTTGGGACCGAGGTGGTTCGGAAATCCAAATTATTCGGATAATCGAACAGTTCGAAGAATGAAGCACGCATGAAGGATTTACACCTATAAAgttacttattaaatacaagaGTGCTACTGCTGTAATTTCAAATGTGGTAATGTATATTAAGCGAAAAATCAATGAATCAATCGTTACCGCTACACTggttccaagaagtggtgggaTTAGCGATGATGCAGCACTGCTTTGGATAATCGAGGTTCGGATAATTGAGACTCTACTGCACTCGTCACGGAAACTACAAATAAAGTAGCGGGGATAGCAGATTTTGAGGGAAATCCTCACATGGTGTGCACAAGTCGTATAGTATTATGTATAGCTATGGTTGTCAGAAGTGGAGACTAACAGGGACGAGTTATGactcttttaaataaaagaagcgAAATCTTTGTTTCAAAGATCGCGCATTAGAACGAGGGCACATgtttatatgaacttttttCATTGTATGCCCCCGTCCACCGCTGATGTGACTCTGGCATGTTAAGAAATACCTAAAATATCGCTCCAATTATCTCAAATGCACGATGGAGAGTGGACCAAATTGTACATTATTGAATAAAACAACATACAGTAATATATAATAGCGAAATAAGTTTATTACATACTGTATATGTATTACACAGATTCAATTTGACTTTCTTCGAAATGAAACCATCTATTatctattaataaattttacctATAAGAAAACATTGATATCCACTTCGACTATAATTTTGGAtctggtttaaaaaatttttcccaTGGAAAATAATTCAAGTGTGAATTATAAGAACTACTGTTGTTATTTGATGGTAACCAGgtatttccttttatttcacCTGAAATCCATGTAATAATAAACATATACTAGATTCGGAAGCGCCTAACTCAAGCCATTTCTGACGCACCACCGCACCGGGTAGTGAGTGGGTAGTTCGAGCCGCTTCGGAATCACCACCTCACCGTGCAGTGCCGTGGTGCGACAATTCGAGGTTATGTGCCATGCGAGTCTGATTGGTCGATTCCCAACGAATCTTTAGTCTTACCAAAATCAACCAATCAGAATCGCATGACACATAATCTCGAATCGTCGCACCACGGCACTGCACGGTGAGGTGGTGATTCAGAAGCGGCTGGAACTACCCACTCACTACCCGGTGAGGTGGTGCGTCAGAAACGGCTTGAGTTGGCGAGGTACTGCAATGCACGGTTGTGCATGAAGGTGGTGCGTAGGCGTCCGTAACTAGACGATACGAAGTTATAATCTTAATTTACTTACTTTCATCAATATTAACGAATTCCTCTGTTTTAGTTTCTAGCCCATTCTTATCTCTGTTTGTGGTAACAGTATGTATTTTGTCACCAATTTGTTGAGATACAGTTACTTTCTCATTTCCTTCACTGTCTCTAAATACTTgtttttgttctattgttcCATCAGATCTACGGACATATTCCTTTCTTATGGATTTCCCAATCATGCGTGGCTGTGGTACAAACACTTCTGATGATTTCGGTTTACTATATTCATCCCATACGTTAGAAAAATTATCTGCAGTAACCCTGTTTAAGAGACCAAAGATTGTTTGCATTAGTTTTAGACATTGTGCTCAATAACCTTTTCCCTCAAATAAAGTAATTGTATACTATTTCAATACTAACTTTCCATCTAAGTCTGTATCCACTTTTGCCTTCGTTTCACCGTTATTTGATTTTAACATTTTGTCACGCAAATTTTCATCCTGTAGAGATGGAAATGGAGGTACATTTGCAAACGTATTATGACCTAAACATGTAATAAATGTACTCTTAGATTTAACCATACATATAGAATGAGTGTAAGTATTCATACAGTGACTAATTTTGGCAAAAACCATGTATAATTTCGTTTACTGTTTTCGTTAATAAATTCTCATAAAACaagtaatatttacatatttcaagaaacatttgaaataaattttgtgaGTACCTGTACAGTTCTAGTTttacaaaagaaattatgagcTTTGATCAGGTATTGAAAACAATTACAATATCAATTCTGATTTTTGAAATTGTTATGAAGACATCACGTACACACATAAATTCCTGTGACAATTCTAATTAGCTTGTGAACACCTTTGATACTTTTTAGATGGATGGCAGTTTGATTGCATGATTGTTTTAACTCTTAGGTTTTTGTTGACATTAGACAATGTACAAATACTTTTTATACCCACTGTGCATCTATAGATAAAAATATACCGTCATTGTTAAATCCAAAAGCaaagttttttaatatatcaTCGATCTGAGATTCAAAGTATTTGGTTATTTCTAATGGAtcactgaaaatgtgaaattgcATATTTCCTCTGGAACGCCTATATTTAACAATATACAAATTACCAAATTACTGAAAATGACAATGCATATGAAAGGTCTGCGAGTTATATTTCTTGTATTGTATAACATGAGATATACATCACCTAAAGTCATCAATATCATCATCTTCGTCATTTTGCCAGATTGGATTTCTAAAATTGTATCTGTCATAATCGTCTTGATAATCGGAGAACCTGCGATATTTTACGAAgtcaatttcaaataatatgtACAAGGGTATGACACAATGAGTAAGAAGGAGACAAGCGTAGACTGTCAAAATAACATTGTCACATGATACGTGTAtttttactaaataaaaattctgacGAATATTTACCCTCTGTTTCTGGGTTCTTCTGAATTTCGTCCAGTAAATATGTCACGAATGAAATTCCAGAATGGCATTTTTACGCCCCCAAATAATGCTTCCTGACAAGAAGTACAAAATTACGTCATATTTTCGTAAATTCACGAACTATATACTACGCTACTTTGAAGCAATCGTATGTACTATTCAGGGTTAGGATCGATTAATCTCCAAtggtggagggggaaacacctacaggagcggtggtaatgtgtgcatgaactgacgccagcgccacgccagccaagtggcgccaacgcgaagccaatGTGACGTCACATACTTGTGCATACGTCACTGCGATGAAATGTGGcggtaatattaaaaaatactagGTCCTTTACCTCCCTGTTTCTAATAAAATGAAGTATGTATAATATTGGTGGCATGTAAAAGAGTACAGaaaataataatggaaatattatGTATTTATGCACTAATAATGGTAAATTGAAGGAATGTAGCCTGTTATAATATACTATACGTGTAAGGTGATAAaacatatttttgtatttaatatatacaaaatatatataaagtatacagaaattatgttacaaaatatatacataaaatataaaacttgaaGTACAAAACTTAATATTATAGGTAAAATATAATGTAATGTACATATAAACAGGAAAGgaacatatatacatattaacaactataatatatacatttatGAATAGAATATTTTCTAATTGTTGTCGCTATCGCTACTACTTTCATTCATCTCATCCGGCAATAAAATTCCGATGAGCTCTTCCGGTATTTTCTCGTTCTTATACATACTgtcgttaaataaatttaacatATCATCAGTAATTTTATAATCATAACcgtgtgcatttttatttttcaaatccaGTTTTATTCTGGTGAGCGCAGCTACTGTTTCTGGGTTTAATCTATTCCTatctctattttttatttgtgcGAGAGTGGAAAAATATCTTTCGACATCGGCATTTGAATGGGGCAACGATAAGCACAACTGCGCTAGTTTGGATATGTTTGGCAATATACGTTCGTCTTCAGCATTGGCAGTGATGCTCATTTCGTGCCAGAACTGAGGTAAACTCATTACTTGTAACTTTTCTTTTGCCTCCTCCGAGAAAGTAAACGGCAATAAATACCATTCATTTACTACATCGTCATGATCGAATTTagaattaaatttgtttaaaatacagtttaattgGCCGTGCTGATGTTTGTCAATGTCTAAAGCTGTTCGCGGGTTTAAAAAACCTAGTGCATTTAAAAATGCGTCATCAAATGGCACTCTATTGACAATATTTTGGAAGGCCGATTGGTAACATTTCTGTACGTTTGAATAAAACTGTACCATGTCTTCGTTTTCTTCCAAATTACCATTTGCAATTTCACTCAGTGTAACCATACATCTTGCCCCAGTAAAAATTTTTGTCAGTGGTAGTAAATTATCTTCATTATTCACATTTATTTTGTGTATATTTGGTTCCTTCAGATATTTAGACTGTAAGAAATTGCCTCCCAATGTTTTCAACAATCTGTAACATTCGGGGAGCAGGCGGTGAACTAAAACCTTCGAGCTTTGAAATAGTTGGCTGAGTTCAGTAAATATAACTAATATATAATCCATGAATTGCAAATACGCCTTGGTATAAAGACAAttcaaacttgaaaatattCTCTTTGCGACACCAGCACCTTTTTCTGTTGATGCCTCCGCTAACGCGCTAAATAAAACTGTCCACTGATTTAAGACTCTTTTTATACATTCAGATAGTACTAGCCACTTAGTTGCCGATGGCTGCCTAACTTTTCGCTTTGCGACCTTCATGAACTGTTGCGTACCTTCTAACATACTCAGTCGTTTAGGATTTTGCGAGAAGTACGAATAAAGGGAATGCAGAAACTTCTCAACGTACGGCGGCAGGTATTCGCACGCGTGGCGTGCAGCCAAATGTATTGAGTGGCAAATGCACGGTAAGATACAAATTTCGCCATTGTCTGCTACTAAACGAGATATCAATGAATTATGTGCTCCCACCATGACAGTTGTATTATCCACGCACACCCCAACCATATTGCTTATAGGCAAATTATACTTCTTTAAAGAATGTCGAAAACACCGATATAAGTTTTCTGCTGTACATTCTTTAATCCTAATTAAATCTAATAAGTCTGTACATATCTGTCCTTCGTGAACGTAACGCATTAAAATACACAGACTTTTCATATTGGATGTATCTGTAGTTTCGTCGatcaaaatcgagaaaaatttGCCCTGTacattttctatactttttgtaATAATGGACttgtttattacatttttacaaATAGCTGTCATTTTCGTTGGACTCAGACTCATGCATTTGAGTACATCTGGGTTTTTGAATGTCTCCTGTGCCATTCTCATAAAATGTACGAAGAACGAGCGAAAGGATTTATTATGCTCTATTGCATCAATGCATACTCTTATTTCTGCCACCTTTACCTCGTCTGAAAAATTCATTATTGCTTCACCCATACTTGTTAGTGATCCTTTTCTATATTTCGTGTTCTCGACATGCTTTTCGCTGTTTGCATGATGATGTAAATTAGATTTGCTTGCTGTAATATATTTGCAGCAAATTGTACACTTTCCCTTGAACGGATCGTCCTGGACCTGTTGTAGCCAGGATTTGAAGGCTGGGTCCTCCAGCCAAGTTTGGCGAAATGTTTGCCTCTGTGTCTGCCTCTTTACTTTCTTTGCATTGGGGCCAATGAACATGCTATCACTGCCTATTCATaaaacactcatttttattCACACGCTATTAAAAAGCAATTTCAAGTAAATAATCATTGAAGAAAGAAACTACGTTCCGTTTATAATTCTATGATTTGAGATACTAATAAATTAAAGGTATATCTGACTTGAATCAGTCGCTACATCCGTGCTTGTTGCTTCATCCGTGCTCGTGAGTGGTTCTCTTCCATATTCCATGTTCATGATATGCTCTTGGCTCTTTGCATGATGCTGTAAATTAGATTTGCACGCTGTGATATATTTGCTACAAATTGTACATTTTCCCTTGTACGGGTCGTCCTGGACTTGTTGTAGCCAGGATTGAAAGGCTGGGTGCTCCAGCCAGGCATGGCAAAATGCTTGTCTCTGCCTCTTTACGTTCTTTGTAACTGGCATGATGAAAATGGTATCACTGCCTACTCATAAGACACTAATTTTTGTTCACCCAATTTTAAGAAGCAATTTCACGAAAATAATCATTGAACAAAGAAACTACGATCAGTTTATAAttctactagctttactactcggcttcgcctgaaatttaggttctgattttataaaagaaaaaattttttttatttttttttggtgaaaatagtcacatttatctggatcagccaggcataatgagccgaggtacatttcgtgacccccgagtttaccgttcaaaagtttttaggcggcagacaaacacacaaacatacgaacgaaacactttctgctttatagtatcaGATGATTTGagacactaataaattaaagataTATCTTACTTGAATCAGTCTCTACATCTCCGGTTATAAAAGCTGCATTGCTATGTCTAGCAATGCTGGCAAGACTGGCTATGTATAAAATATCCATTGTTAGTACATTTCGAATATAAAAACATATCATTTCTACAATTCGGTTGATGCAAAAGTATTAAGTATTTGTCTTACATGATTCCTTATTCATATTGTAACTTCAATCACAGAATGAGAAACTATAAAAATGTTCAGGAATCAATCCGTCTCGCGTGGCGTCTACAAAAGCACAGTACCTGTACGGACTACGTAATACTACGGATGATTCAAAAAAAGAAAGCGTGGGTTCTGTCGGTGCGTGGCCCGTGACGTCATTTGgtcttggcttggcttggcgctggcgtcggtacATCCGTGACGTCGCAttgggtgcgttccgattcacgcatactaCGCATGAAGTGTAGAGGATAACCGTTCCGCTTTAAGGTGCGTTTTGACGTgacactgaagtcatgacattcACTGTCGTGACACTGTATTACAGCGTGAATCAAATGTTGCAACATCGTCACGGTTTTTAGATGTCACGATGTTGTAACATTTGATTCACGCTATAATACAGTGTCATGGCAGCGAATGTCATGACTTTAGTATCATGTCAAAACGCTCCTTTAGTTACTGCGCGTCACTGGTGGTAcagagaattccctagaatcctttcCTTAGAGAGACAGGTGATATTCACCCAtgtttccccagtacgccgccccgtgatgattaacttcggtgatcttacgggaaccggtgtttccatcacggccatggccgctggtggATCCTCTGGAAAGAGAatattattgagtacccgcctttttgagtattgtcaaattcactttataaacaaaatacaaacttaaatgtaataaaatactccaATAACGTGTCGTGCtacgaaatattaatatcaacaACGCATGTTTCGTTTATAAAGTAAGTTTGACAGTTTTCagaaaggcgggtactcaataatcttctctctctagaGGATCCaaaatggcggatgcgcatactcacctctgcTCACCTCTTCAGTGCTTTAGTGTAGGTGCATACATACGCGTGCATCCATATGACGTGTTGCTGCGCTTGCTGCGTGTTGCGTAGCACTAACTGGTTGAGAGCGAATCCCtcggaattaataattttacgcaATTTCTTCCGCACGTATTAAGCTCACTCTGCAATCAGATTTATTAGTACACGGTGTAAATCATTGTGCCCTCGAGGcatttttatgatattaatttctatctagaaataaaattaattccattGAATCGGTAAAAATGATCGttcattattttcaattcaCTTTGAGCAAGACAATATTGTCTATTTCCTGATCCTCTTACGATTGTAAAATAGTTGATGGAACTTACCTTGTGTCTAATAGAAGTAAATTTCTATTGAAACTACCTTTCTCGCCCGATCGTCGTATCCATCTGTCCATGAATACGGGACAACAGCAGTCAGCAGCTGGCAGCCGCAACAATGTCTGTAGAGGATAAAATTAAGCATTATCagcgaaatattgaaaaatgcgaTGACAATGAGGATAGAGTATGTATTACTCAACTAATATTCACCTCCCCTAACTTCTAGCGACGTGTGCGACGATGCAGTTCCTTTAATATCGTTTCAGTATAACCTCGCGACGATGTCTAAACACAGTGACGATGATATCTAAATCTGATGTATTATTTTCACGATTGTAATCTGTACACTACAAactattatcttatttttttgGCTCtaagatataaataaatttcttcgAAGTTTGCGGCTATTTATTTCGATTACGCTTTATTTCCCCTACGAAAACAACACTTATACGGAAATGTACGATCCTTTAGCTgactttatttgtattaattttagtatatatatgtatcgaatgataatattattttaataaacatcTATGGATTTGTATTTTATATCCTCTTCATTTTACTCGTTCGTCCTCCTTCATGTTCGATGTTCATAATTCTTCAATGTGTTCGTCTATTCCGTTAACGTATTGGCTTTTAATACTTCTGGCTTCCGATATGTTACAGATACTACATTGTATTTCGAAGCTATCCAATTTACCAGTGACAGTGCAACACCTTCAGGAGACCGGCGTAGGGCGCACGGTAAATGCCTTAAGGAAATACGACGGCGGTATAGGGGATGCTGCTAAAGCACTTGTCGCCAAATGGAAAGCAATGGTTGCCAGCGAGGAAACTAGCGAaggcgaggacgaggatgaggctTGCGTTCCCGATGCGCCTGAAAGTTACAGCGATGGTCGAGGATCTCCGAAACAGGACGAAAGCTCTATAAGGTACAGTGAAAAATTTGCTTTCAGACTAACATGATTTCTGAAATTAGAGAATTTTTATCCTGCTGTTAGATGAATAAGAAACGTAAACATGTTGAATATAAAAGTACAAATGTGTACTGCCGAAAACGGATATTAAATTTAATCGCACAGCGGCGGAGTAGTGGTGAATTATAATTGTTCTTTTGGTGCAAATAAAAGGGCATTTAATGTGATTTTTCAGACATAAAATCGAGGAGACTGGAAAACAATTACATAGGCATAAGGCAGAGAAAAGTGAGATATCAAACACAGCTCATAGTAGTAAGTATGCTTCCAAACAAGAGCTCAAAGTAAAATCTGAAAAGACTCCGTCGAAAAGTAACTGCGACGTTGCTAAAAGCTCAAGCGGCGAATCGGAGAAACCAAAGAAGCATGATAAGAATAAGCATAGTCACAAACATCATTCAAAAACTGAGAAAGAATGTGGGAAGGATAATAGAAGTGCCTCTAAGAAAGATGAAGTTTATGGGTCTAAGCACCAGAGTCATACTAAATCCGACGGCTTAGAGAAATACTCCACTAAGCCGGATAATGGTGATTTGCATAAAACCAATGAAGAGAATTATAAGAAGCGAAAGAACGACGGCTCGGGTAGTACACGGAAGGAGAATAAACGAAGAAAGAACTCGGAGAGCGAAAGCGACGAAGGCAAGCTTCACGTATCTTCCAGCTCTGAGAAGCATAAGAATAATGCTACGTATAgtacaattaaaataaaggaagagCCCAAGGATAAAGATGTGATAAGTAAGATTGAGATCAAGCAGGAAAAGAAAGACGTCCAAGAGAAATTGAAGGCGTGTTCTAAGAAAAGCGATTCATCTAGTAGTAAGTTGAAGGAGAGTGGGGAGAAACATAAGTATAAAATCGAGGCTCAAGCGAGTCATAGTAAAGACGAAATTAAAAGAGCAGATAGCTGCCATTCCAGCGTAGAGTCTTCAGAGTCAAAGCATCACAATAGTTCCTCTAGCGATAAGCATTGTGATAAAAGTAAGGATAGAAGTAAAAAGAAGGATTGTAAAGATGGAAAAGGTAAACAGGAGAGCAAAAGTAGCAAAGATGCAAAGCACTCGAAGCATGGGTCAAAGGAGCCGAAGGAAGTGGTAAAGATCAAGCAGGAAATTAATGGCGATGAAGGAATCGATTGCAATTCCGGTTAGTTTGTAAATATACATGTTGCTTTCAAGATAACCAGAAAACATATTTGTAACTGCTGTggctttttatttaaatagcgttgaataaatttaatttactaCTGTATTACTGCGTTTAAAACGCTTATATGCATACAATGATTTAAATAAAGTGCTAGTATATTTTTCTACAATAATGGTGCGTTAAAGCAATACTCCCTTTTTAATACCGATtcgaaaaatttagtttatcgCAGTGACATACATTTTTCGGCTCTAAAATGTTTCATTGATGCTTatcggtatattttattttcgtgtATAGGTGCTAGTTTCGCAGAAGCACTTGGTATGTGCACAATGGCTCAGCCATCTAGGAAACGCATTAATAATACCTCTACAAACGCAAGTTCAGCAAAAATGGTTAAACCAGAACCGACGGCTACAACTAATAAGAAACCAGTAGTTCAGTTGAAACCTGAACCAACGAATAATGATCCTTTACAAGTAATTTGCACAATATAATATAGTACATTTACAGCAATTTAAGCTGTTTCAGCTGCATGACAAAGTTACGAAATTTGTGAACATTATAAATGTAATGGATATTTTTCGTTACAGCCACCATCTCTTTTATCATCAAATATAAAATTAGAACCGTTAAGTGTGGATTTGGCATCTACACTGCCTGAAATTAGTCCCAATTATAAGCCACTGCCATATATCAACCCTATGCATCGCAAGGAAGAAGACAAAGTTCTTACCGACgtgatttatgttaaaaatcaAAGGTATAGCAAGTTTCGTAATTCTTGAAAACTTTGAATAATTGTAGGGATATCTATAAGGGCTAATACACTCATCTTCAATTCTAGGACAAAAGTCTATTCTGGAAATAAATCTGCTTATACGACCGTACCAACTCTGTTTGAATTGTGTATAAGAGTGCTAATCGAGAACATTGACGGTAAGTGATGTAGAGTAATAATTCTTCACTTTGTGCCTAAAGTACAACCTTTACATATTACTTAAGCACAAGAGAACTATACCAAtcctttttattataattttatactctTTGAAAAACAAAAGATCTGCAAGTATTATTGGCACTTGTACTTAAAACCAAAACAATTCAGAACCAAACTGTTCCCTGAACCATTTTTATACCTCTAAAAAGGAAGGAGTTACGTATTTTGATGTCATGtgttaggggtcgtccttaaattacataaggctttttttttggggggggtcGCGAAATTTTTACGTTTTCTtagaaggggggggggcggagtcaggtagcgtcttacgtaatattttttaatctaattttcaataaatacaaatcccataattaatgttccagaaaagtagttttagtttcaatttcccgaaaccgagtt
The nucleotide sequence above comes from Andrena cerasifolii isolate SP2316 chromosome 2, iyAndCera1_principal, whole genome shotgun sequence. Encoded proteins:
- the LOC143366229 gene encoding uncharacterized protein LOC143366229; the protein is MATIQLTNPADIICELKAAVTALECYHNMDMIKQNQRNPTTRLPPMRILELECSTNKCADPSPMCAPELKFPEMRSGILYTRCYCVHRDGLQDDCPLTQCQGQPDCLCKPWPVCPPARYLRLRHPQQYPAE
- the LOC143366228 gene encoding uncharacterized protein LOC143366228 codes for the protein MPFWNFIRDIFTGRNSEEPRNRGFSDYQDDYDRYNFRNPIWQNDEDDDIDDFRRSRGNMQFHIFSDPLEITKYFESQIDDILKNFAFGFNNDGHNTFANVPPFPSLQDENLRDKMLKSNNGETKAKVDTDLDGKVTADNFSNVWDEYSKPKSSEVFVPQPRMIGKSIRKEYVRRSDGTIEQKQVFRDSEGNEKVTVSQQIGDKIHTVTTNRDKNGLETKTEEFVNIDESEIKGNTWLPSNNNSSSYNSHLNYFPWEKFFKPDPKL